A genomic region of Caenorhabditis elegans chromosome V contains the following coding sequences:
- the M04C3.1 gene encoding SNF2 N-terminal domain-containing protein (Confirmed by transcript evidence): MSNRFKFFAAIREYDVEGEVLLKIIGTGSNNNLAYRIMESRLNEVGIRLGSFLSAVAQMGEPIRDFVAEERNLKVTIDGSVAKVEDIEGNLEKNEEGVLVFRTEDFGLVRALDQKLSPGQYQITVRATKFLERKIFTTMNYCAEAQKIAPLVTATESGSIFKRVASIFQKSPQENIPGSTCNQANENQQRRMSFKLDKKQEELMVRIAELENGENHGGIITTTTATNDLRIRQVLIEHILQQRSLHKREESQANRTLIIGSPSWIKKFEGPLENITKSSQNNDFSFIFFNGIRRPPTLTSIRKKRKRAGKDIVLINYYWLETIQNLPVTWERIIFHDFTLKFVKSNTVPPFRALCKLKATFRWCITENHKQDRLVKFFNPSLGYISYFDAEEKMKSTKKIEEFLKRVNLYLPSAEPTDRIGFVLDLKQKEMMASMEKREDGDDQGGIVTVATNDRQIDQVIIAYILKQREQGTSRKKVNLIVGTPMWMKSWKLQFDEFIKAGLLNDNDLTISYFYNRTKSRNSNELARNDIVITTYDTLKKEANLPIFKAVKWERIILYEANKISDMNTVRFQAICQLQAKYRWCLTESPKQQSLSCFLKQESFGNGYSLKNTESVKKQNNFKEDTVKQQANLIFSSTELKLKTMKIVLNTRQKEFMNSMAQCETGPTNERIAAYGMEENEIGEAIIAFLLEQKYNSERNDILMGETLVVVSDAKMDSWLKHVKKLAKEDDLNIHNIHEEDHICEKDYIRENKTSMFIEWERIIFYGFSLHCAYKYQENRFQLYPDNCWYITEDITHLCSVHFLEAKERSFFRTEENHFTFLTSAIQASKADEYRQFSNNMWQSIDSYTYEFFDKNFEIWPVKNDESLEEMYEMMCLGLSGSAAALIIRLWVDVHWNHIACDYDSFFISRDEMDDIVARWKKSIDLIEDAQIDLIRDVLVEKKLLSEHMKPTYFSTDMHTYIIYNFSMFLIKAKEMSEQNPPDIVMFCNLIWGAAVICLRKFFLSRFQLEVSKPQIQEKLMKIVLESFTNEPIVCGRLYEAWEHAKRCCKSAYTLGYICQQLRNKILQLVGDMEECINKADIERIRKQLEVSDLQILELSKMYSMNIGEERFFYNRIAC, encoded by the exons ATGTCAAATCGATTCAAGTTTTTCGCTGCAATTAGAGAATATGATGTCGAGGGTGAAGTGTTGTTAAAAATCATCGGTACTGG TTCCAATAACAATCTAGCATATCGTATTATGGAATCAAGACTAAATGAAGTTGGCATAAGACTGGGTAGTTTTTTATCTGCTGTTGCTCAGATGGGGGAGCCCATCAGAGATTTCGTGGCTGAAgagagaaatttaaaagtcaCCATTGATGGTAGTGTTGCCAAG gtagAAGACATTGAAggcaatttggaaaaaaacgaagaaggaGTTTTAGTATTCCGTACAGAAGACTTTGGATTAGTTAGAGCTCTTGATCAAAAGCTTTCACCGGGCCAATATCAAATAACTGTTCGAGC aacaaaatttttggaaagaaaaatattcaccACAATGAATTATTGTGCGGAAGCTCAGAAGATTGCTCCATTGGTGACTGCAACAGAAAGTGGATCAATATTCAAAAGAGTTGCCtcaatctttcaaaaatcgcCACAAGAAAACATCCCTGGGTCGACATGCAACCAAGCTAATGAG AACCAACAAAGAAGGATGAGCTTTAAATTGGATAAGAAACAGGAAGAATTGATGGTCCGTATTGCTGAActtgaaaatggagaaaatcacGGAGGAATAATTACTACTACTACAGCCACAAATGATCTCCGAATAAGACAAGTATTGATTGAacacattttgcaacaaagATCATTGCACAAACGCGAAGAGTCACAAGCTAATAGAACTTTGATAATAGGGTCGCCCAGTTggataaaaaagtttgagggACCTCttgaaaatatcacaaaaagttcacaaaacaatgatttttctttcattttcttcaatgGTATCAGAAGGCCTCCAACTCTGACTtctatcagaaaaaaaagaaaaagagcggGAAAAGACATCGTTCTCATAAACTACTATTGGCTAGAAACTATACAAAATTTGCCAGTCACATGGGAGCGAATCATTTTCCATgattttactttgaaatttgtcaaGAGCAACACAGTACCACCATTCCGAGCACTTTGTAAATTGAAAGCCACGTTTCGCTGGTGCATCACTGAAAATCACAAACAAGACCGTCtggtgaaatttttcaatcctTCGCTTGGTTACATCTCGTATTTTGATGCTGAAGAGAAAATGAAGTcaacaaagaaaattgaagaattctTGAAACGAGTCAACCTGTATTTACCGAGTGCAG AACCAACAGATAGAATTGGATTTGTTTTGGACTTGAAGCAGAAGGAAATGATGGCCTCTATGGAGAAACGTGAAGATGGAGATGATCAAGGAGGAATAGTCACTGTGGCTACAAACGATCGTCAAATAGATCAAGTAATAATTGCATATATTCTGAAACAAAGGGAACAAGGAACGTCtcggaaaaaagttaatttaatCGTTGGGACGCCCATGTGGATGAAATCATGGAAGTTACAATTCGATGAATTCATTAAGGCAGGACTACTGAATGACAATGATCTAACCATTTCCTATTTTTACAACCGGACAAAGTCTCGCAATTCGAATGAACTTGCTAGAAATGATATCGTCATCACTACATACGATACGCTGAAGAAAGAAGCGAACCTTCCCATTTTCAAAGCCGTCAAATGGGAGCGAATCATTCTTTATGAAGCAAACAAAATTAGTGACATGAACACTGTACGATTTCAAGCAATCTGCCAACTCCAAGCAAAATATCGTTGGTGTCTCACGGAAAGTCCAAAACAACAAAGCTTGTCGTGTTTTTTGAAGCAGGAGAGTTTTGGAAACGGTTACTCTTTAAAAAACACcgaaagtgtgaaaaaacaaaacaattttaaagagGACACTGTGAAGCAACAAGctaatctgattttttcaagcaCCG aattgaaactgaaaactatgaaaattgttttgaacaCCCGTCAAAAGGAGTTCATGAATAGCATGGCTCAATGTGAAACTGGACCTACCAATGAAAGAATAGCGGCATACGGGatggaagaaaatgaaataggAGAGGCAATTATCGCATTTCTTTTAGAACAAAAGTATAACAGCGAAAGAAATGATATTTTGATGGGAGAAACTTTAGTGGTTGTATCAGATGCAAAAATGGACAGTTGGTTGAAACATGttaaaaaacttgcaaaagaGGATGACCTGAATATACACAATATCCATGAAGAGGACCATATATGTGAAAAGGACTATATTCGTGAAAATAAAACCAGCATGTTCATCGAATGGGaacgaattattttttatgggTTTTCTCTGCATTGTGCATACAAATACCAGGAAAACCGATTTCAACTATATCCAGATAATTGTTGGTACATAACTGAAGATATCACACACCTTTGCTCAGTTCATTTCTTGGAGGCGAAAGAACGGAGCTTTTTTAGAACCG AAGAAAATCATTTCACATTCCTGACTAGTGCAATACAAGCATCAAAAGCTGATGAATATcgtcaattttccaataatatgTGGCAATCAATAGACAGTTACACTTACGAGttctttgataaaaatttcgaaatttggcCTGTGAAAAACGATGAGAGTTTGGAGGAAATGTATGAGATGATGTGTCTTGGTCTCAGTGGATCAGCAGCCGCTTTGATAATTCGATTATGGGTGGATGTTCACTGGAATCACATTGCGTGTGATTAcgattcatttttcatttcacgAGATGAGATGGATGATATTGTTGCTAggtggaaaaaatcgattgacTTGATTGAGGATGCACAAATCGATTTGATTCGCGATGTACTTGTTGAAAAGAAATTATTGTCTGAACACATG AAACCTACTTATTTCTCTACGGATATGCACACGTATATAATCTACAACTTCAGCATGTTTTTGATCAAGGCGAAAGAAATGTCGGAACAGAATCCACCCGATATAGTTATGTTTTGCAACCTCATTTGGGGTGCAGCTGTTATTTGCTTAAGAAAGTTCTTTCTGTCCAGATTCCAACTTGAGGTATCAAAACCACAAATACAAGAAAAActcatgaaaattgttttggagTCTTTTACAAACGAACCCATTGTTTGTGGACGTTTATACGAAGCCTGGGAACACGCAAAACG ttgtTGTAAAAGTGCATATACGCTGGGATATATATGTCAACAGCTAAGAAACAAAATTCTACAATTGGTGGGGGACATGGAAGAATGCATCAATAAAGCCGACATCGAAAGAATTAGAAAACAGTTGGAAGTTTCTGATTTACAGATATTGGAGTtgtcaaaaatgtattcaatgAATATTGGGGAAGAACGATTTTTCTACAATCGAATAGCGTGTTGA
- the M04C3.1 gene encoding SNF2 N-terminal domain-containing protein (Confirmed by transcript evidence), which produces MSNRFKFFAAIREYDVEGEVLLKIIGTGSNNNLAYRIMESRLNEVGIRLGSFLSAVAQMGEPIRDFVAEERNLKVTIDGSVAKVEDIEGNLEKNEEGVLVFRTEDFGLVRALDQKLSPGQYQITVRATKFLERKIFTTMNYCAEAQKIAPLVTATESGSIFKRVASIFQKSPQENIPGSTCNQANENQQRRMSFKLDKKQEELMVRIAELENGENHGGIITTTTATNDLRIRQVLIEHILQQRSLHKREESQANRTLIIGSPSWIKKFEGPLENITKSSQNNDFSFIFFNGIRRPPTLTSIRKKRKRAGKDIVLINYYWLETIQNLPVTWERIIFHDFTLKFVKSNTVPPFRALCKLKATFRWCITENHKQDRLVKFFNPSLGYISYFDAEEKMKSTKKIEEFLKRVNLYLPSAEPTDRIGFVLDLKQKEMMASMEKREDGDDQGGIVTVATNDRQIDQVIIAYILKQREQGTSRKKVNLIVGTPMWMKSWKLQFDEFIKAGLLNDNDLTISYFYNRTKSRNSNELARNDIVITTYDTLKKEANLPIFKAVKWERIILYEANKISDMNTVRFQAICQLQAKYRWCLTESPKQQSLSCFLKQESFGNGYSLKNTESVKKQNNFKEDTVKQQANLIFSSTELKLKTMKIVLNTRQKEFMNSMAQCETGPTNERIAAYGMEENEIGEAIIAFLLEQKYNSERNDILMGETLVVVSDAKMDSWLKHVKKLAKEDDLNIHNIHEEDHICEKDYIRENKTSMFIEWERIIFYGFSLHCAYKYQENRFQLYPDNCWYITEDITHLCSVHFLEAKERSFFRTEENHFTFLTSAIQASKADEYRQFSNNMWQSIDSYTYEFFDKNFEIWPVKNDESLEEMYEMMCLGLSGSAAALIIRLWVDVHWNHIACDYDSFFISRDEMDDIVARWKKSIDLIEDAQIDLIRDVLVEKKLLKTGQRQKCQKGANWQATGIQFLKNMRHQVIISSICKTIFLPNLQNEHKPTYFSTDMHTYIIYNFSMFLIKAKEMSEQNPPDIVMFCNLIWGAAVICLRKFFLSRFQLEVSKPQIQEKLMKIVLESFTNEPIVCGRLYEAWEHAKRCCKSAYTLGYICQQLRNKILQLVGDMEECINKADIERIRKQLEVSDLQILELSKMYSMNIGEERFFYNRIAC; this is translated from the exons ATGTCAAATCGATTCAAGTTTTTCGCTGCAATTAGAGAATATGATGTCGAGGGTGAAGTGTTGTTAAAAATCATCGGTACTGG TTCCAATAACAATCTAGCATATCGTATTATGGAATCAAGACTAAATGAAGTTGGCATAAGACTGGGTAGTTTTTTATCTGCTGTTGCTCAGATGGGGGAGCCCATCAGAGATTTCGTGGCTGAAgagagaaatttaaaagtcaCCATTGATGGTAGTGTTGCCAAG gtagAAGACATTGAAggcaatttggaaaaaaacgaagaaggaGTTTTAGTATTCCGTACAGAAGACTTTGGATTAGTTAGAGCTCTTGATCAAAAGCTTTCACCGGGCCAATATCAAATAACTGTTCGAGC aacaaaatttttggaaagaaaaatattcaccACAATGAATTATTGTGCGGAAGCTCAGAAGATTGCTCCATTGGTGACTGCAACAGAAAGTGGATCAATATTCAAAAGAGTTGCCtcaatctttcaaaaatcgcCACAAGAAAACATCCCTGGGTCGACATGCAACCAAGCTAATGAG AACCAACAAAGAAGGATGAGCTTTAAATTGGATAAGAAACAGGAAGAATTGATGGTCCGTATTGCTGAActtgaaaatggagaaaatcacGGAGGAATAATTACTACTACTACAGCCACAAATGATCTCCGAATAAGACAAGTATTGATTGAacacattttgcaacaaagATCATTGCACAAACGCGAAGAGTCACAAGCTAATAGAACTTTGATAATAGGGTCGCCCAGTTggataaaaaagtttgagggACCTCttgaaaatatcacaaaaagttcacaaaacaatgatttttctttcattttcttcaatgGTATCAGAAGGCCTCCAACTCTGACTtctatcagaaaaaaaagaaaaagagcggGAAAAGACATCGTTCTCATAAACTACTATTGGCTAGAAACTATACAAAATTTGCCAGTCACATGGGAGCGAATCATTTTCCATgattttactttgaaatttgtcaaGAGCAACACAGTACCACCATTCCGAGCACTTTGTAAATTGAAAGCCACGTTTCGCTGGTGCATCACTGAAAATCACAAACAAGACCGTCtggtgaaatttttcaatcctTCGCTTGGTTACATCTCGTATTTTGATGCTGAAGAGAAAATGAAGTcaacaaagaaaattgaagaattctTGAAACGAGTCAACCTGTATTTACCGAGTGCAG AACCAACAGATAGAATTGGATTTGTTTTGGACTTGAAGCAGAAGGAAATGATGGCCTCTATGGAGAAACGTGAAGATGGAGATGATCAAGGAGGAATAGTCACTGTGGCTACAAACGATCGTCAAATAGATCAAGTAATAATTGCATATATTCTGAAACAAAGGGAACAAGGAACGTCtcggaaaaaagttaatttaatCGTTGGGACGCCCATGTGGATGAAATCATGGAAGTTACAATTCGATGAATTCATTAAGGCAGGACTACTGAATGACAATGATCTAACCATTTCCTATTTTTACAACCGGACAAAGTCTCGCAATTCGAATGAACTTGCTAGAAATGATATCGTCATCACTACATACGATACGCTGAAGAAAGAAGCGAACCTTCCCATTTTCAAAGCCGTCAAATGGGAGCGAATCATTCTTTATGAAGCAAACAAAATTAGTGACATGAACACTGTACGATTTCAAGCAATCTGCCAACTCCAAGCAAAATATCGTTGGTGTCTCACGGAAAGTCCAAAACAACAAAGCTTGTCGTGTTTTTTGAAGCAGGAGAGTTTTGGAAACGGTTACTCTTTAAAAAACACcgaaagtgtgaaaaaacaaaacaattttaaagagGACACTGTGAAGCAACAAGctaatctgattttttcaagcaCCG aattgaaactgaaaactatgaaaattgttttgaacaCCCGTCAAAAGGAGTTCATGAATAGCATGGCTCAATGTGAAACTGGACCTACCAATGAAAGAATAGCGGCATACGGGatggaagaaaatgaaataggAGAGGCAATTATCGCATTTCTTTTAGAACAAAAGTATAACAGCGAAAGAAATGATATTTTGATGGGAGAAACTTTAGTGGTTGTATCAGATGCAAAAATGGACAGTTGGTTGAAACATGttaaaaaacttgcaaaagaGGATGACCTGAATATACACAATATCCATGAAGAGGACCATATATGTGAAAAGGACTATATTCGTGAAAATAAAACCAGCATGTTCATCGAATGGGaacgaattattttttatgggTTTTCTCTGCATTGTGCATACAAATACCAGGAAAACCGATTTCAACTATATCCAGATAATTGTTGGTACATAACTGAAGATATCACACACCTTTGCTCAGTTCATTTCTTGGAGGCGAAAGAACGGAGCTTTTTTAGAACCG AAGAAAATCATTTCACATTCCTGACTAGTGCAATACAAGCATCAAAAGCTGATGAATATcgtcaattttccaataatatgTGGCAATCAATAGACAGTTACACTTACGAGttctttgataaaaatttcgaaatttggcCTGTGAAAAACGATGAGAGTTTGGAGGAAATGTATGAGATGATGTGTCTTGGTCTCAGTGGATCAGCAGCCGCTTTGATAATTCGATTATGGGTGGATGTTCACTGGAATCACATTGCGTGTGATTAcgattcatttttcatttcacgAGATGAGATGGATGATATTGTTGCTAggtggaaaaaatcgattgacTTGATTGAGGATGCACAAATCGATTTGATTCGCGATGTACTTGTTGAAAAGAAATTATT gAAAACCGGTCAACggcaaaaatgccaaaaaggGGCAAATTGGCAGGCTACGGGtatacaatttctgaaaaacatgaGACACCAAGTG aTCATATCCTCAATCTGTAAAACCatatttcttccaaatttacAGAATGAACAT AAACCTACTTATTTCTCTACGGATATGCACACGTATATAATCTACAACTTCAGCATGTTTTTGATCAAGGCGAAAGAAATGTCGGAACAGAATCCACCCGATATAGTTATGTTTTGCAACCTCATTTGGGGTGCAGCTGTTATTTGCTTAAGAAAGTTCTTTCTGTCCAGATTCCAACTTGAGGTATCAAAACCACAAATACAAGAAAAActcatgaaaattgttttggagTCTTTTACAAACGAACCCATTGTTTGTGGACGTTTATACGAAGCCTGGGAACACGCAAAACG ttgtTGTAAAAGTGCATATACGCTGGGATATATATGTCAACAGCTAAGAAACAAAATTCTACAATTGGTGGGGGACATGGAAGAATGCATCAATAAAGCCGACATCGAAAGAATTAGAAAACAGTTGGAAGTTTCTGATTTACAGATATTGGAGTtgtcaaaaatgtattcaatgAATATTGGGGAAGAACGATTTTTCTACAATCGAATAGCGTGTTGA
- the M04C3.1 gene encoding SNF2 N-terminal domain-containing protein (Confirmed by transcript evidence), producing the protein MSNRFKFFAAIREYDVEGEVLLKIIGTGSNNNLAYRIMESRLNEVGIRLGSFLSAVAQMGEPIRDFVAEERNLKVTIDGSVAKVEDIEGNLEKNEEGVLVFRTEDFGLVRALDQKLSPGQYQITVRATKFLERKIFTTMNYCAEAQKIAPLVTATESGSIFKRVASIFQKSPQENIPGSTCNQANENQQRRMSFKLDKKQEELMVRIAELENGENHGGIITTTTATNDLRIRQVLIEHILQQRSLHKREESQANRTLIIGSPSWIKKFEGPLENITKSSQNNDFSFIFFNGIRRPPTLTSIRKKRKRAGKDIVLINYYWLETIQNLPVTWERIIFHDFTLKFVKSNTVPPFRALCKLKATFRWCITENHKQDRLVKFFNPSLGYISYFDAEEKMKSTKKIEEFLKRVNLYLPSAEPTDRIGFVLDLKQKEMMASMEKREDGDDQGGIVTVATNDRQIDQVIIAYILKQREQGTSRKKVNLIVGTPMWMKSWKLQFDEFIKAGLLNDNDLTISYFYNRTKSRNSNELARNDIVITTYDTLKKEANLPIFKAVKWERIILYEANKISDMNTVRFQAICQLQAKYRWCLTESPKQQSLSCFLKQESFGNGYSLKNTESVKKQNNFKEDTVKQQANLIFSSTELKLKTMKIVLNTRQKEFMNSMAQCETGPTNERIAAYGMEENEIGEAIIAFLLEQKYNSERNDILMGETLVVVSDAKMDSWLKHVKKLAKEDDLNIHNIHEEDHICEKDYIRENKTSMFIEWERIIFYGFSLHCAYKYQENRFQLYPDNCWYITEDITHLCSVHFLEAKERSFFRTEENHFTFLTSAIQASKADEYRQFSNNMWQSIDSYTYEFFDKNFEIWPVKNDESLEEMYEMMCLGLSGSAAALIIRLWVDVHWNHIACDYDSFFISRDEMDDIVARWKKSIDLIEDAQIDLIRDVLVEKKLLSEHMIISSICKTIFLPNLQNEHKPTYFSTDMHTYIIYNFSMFLIKAKEMSEQNPPDIVMFCNLIWGAAVICLRKFFLSRFQLEVSKPQIQEKLMKIVLESFTNEPIVCGRLYEAWEHAKRCCKSAYTLGYICQQLRNKILQLVGDMEECINKADIERIRKQLEVSDLQILELSKMYSMNIGEERFFYNRIAC; encoded by the exons ATGTCAAATCGATTCAAGTTTTTCGCTGCAATTAGAGAATATGATGTCGAGGGTGAAGTGTTGTTAAAAATCATCGGTACTGG TTCCAATAACAATCTAGCATATCGTATTATGGAATCAAGACTAAATGAAGTTGGCATAAGACTGGGTAGTTTTTTATCTGCTGTTGCTCAGATGGGGGAGCCCATCAGAGATTTCGTGGCTGAAgagagaaatttaaaagtcaCCATTGATGGTAGTGTTGCCAAG gtagAAGACATTGAAggcaatttggaaaaaaacgaagaaggaGTTTTAGTATTCCGTACAGAAGACTTTGGATTAGTTAGAGCTCTTGATCAAAAGCTTTCACCGGGCCAATATCAAATAACTGTTCGAGC aacaaaatttttggaaagaaaaatattcaccACAATGAATTATTGTGCGGAAGCTCAGAAGATTGCTCCATTGGTGACTGCAACAGAAAGTGGATCAATATTCAAAAGAGTTGCCtcaatctttcaaaaatcgcCACAAGAAAACATCCCTGGGTCGACATGCAACCAAGCTAATGAG AACCAACAAAGAAGGATGAGCTTTAAATTGGATAAGAAACAGGAAGAATTGATGGTCCGTATTGCTGAActtgaaaatggagaaaatcacGGAGGAATAATTACTACTACTACAGCCACAAATGATCTCCGAATAAGACAAGTATTGATTGAacacattttgcaacaaagATCATTGCACAAACGCGAAGAGTCACAAGCTAATAGAACTTTGATAATAGGGTCGCCCAGTTggataaaaaagtttgagggACCTCttgaaaatatcacaaaaagttcacaaaacaatgatttttctttcattttcttcaatgGTATCAGAAGGCCTCCAACTCTGACTtctatcagaaaaaaaagaaaaagagcggGAAAAGACATCGTTCTCATAAACTACTATTGGCTAGAAACTATACAAAATTTGCCAGTCACATGGGAGCGAATCATTTTCCATgattttactttgaaatttgtcaaGAGCAACACAGTACCACCATTCCGAGCACTTTGTAAATTGAAAGCCACGTTTCGCTGGTGCATCACTGAAAATCACAAACAAGACCGTCtggtgaaatttttcaatcctTCGCTTGGTTACATCTCGTATTTTGATGCTGAAGAGAAAATGAAGTcaacaaagaaaattgaagaattctTGAAACGAGTCAACCTGTATTTACCGAGTGCAG AACCAACAGATAGAATTGGATTTGTTTTGGACTTGAAGCAGAAGGAAATGATGGCCTCTATGGAGAAACGTGAAGATGGAGATGATCAAGGAGGAATAGTCACTGTGGCTACAAACGATCGTCAAATAGATCAAGTAATAATTGCATATATTCTGAAACAAAGGGAACAAGGAACGTCtcggaaaaaagttaatttaatCGTTGGGACGCCCATGTGGATGAAATCATGGAAGTTACAATTCGATGAATTCATTAAGGCAGGACTACTGAATGACAATGATCTAACCATTTCCTATTTTTACAACCGGACAAAGTCTCGCAATTCGAATGAACTTGCTAGAAATGATATCGTCATCACTACATACGATACGCTGAAGAAAGAAGCGAACCTTCCCATTTTCAAAGCCGTCAAATGGGAGCGAATCATTCTTTATGAAGCAAACAAAATTAGTGACATGAACACTGTACGATTTCAAGCAATCTGCCAACTCCAAGCAAAATATCGTTGGTGTCTCACGGAAAGTCCAAAACAACAAAGCTTGTCGTGTTTTTTGAAGCAGGAGAGTTTTGGAAACGGTTACTCTTTAAAAAACACcgaaagtgtgaaaaaacaaaacaattttaaagagGACACTGTGAAGCAACAAGctaatctgattttttcaagcaCCG aattgaaactgaaaactatgaaaattgttttgaacaCCCGTCAAAAGGAGTTCATGAATAGCATGGCTCAATGTGAAACTGGACCTACCAATGAAAGAATAGCGGCATACGGGatggaagaaaatgaaataggAGAGGCAATTATCGCATTTCTTTTAGAACAAAAGTATAACAGCGAAAGAAATGATATTTTGATGGGAGAAACTTTAGTGGTTGTATCAGATGCAAAAATGGACAGTTGGTTGAAACATGttaaaaaacttgcaaaagaGGATGACCTGAATATACACAATATCCATGAAGAGGACCATATATGTGAAAAGGACTATATTCGTGAAAATAAAACCAGCATGTTCATCGAATGGGaacgaattattttttatgggTTTTCTCTGCATTGTGCATACAAATACCAGGAAAACCGATTTCAACTATATCCAGATAATTGTTGGTACATAACTGAAGATATCACACACCTTTGCTCAGTTCATTTCTTGGAGGCGAAAGAACGGAGCTTTTTTAGAACCG AAGAAAATCATTTCACATTCCTGACTAGTGCAATACAAGCATCAAAAGCTGATGAATATcgtcaattttccaataatatgTGGCAATCAATAGACAGTTACACTTACGAGttctttgataaaaatttcgaaatttggcCTGTGAAAAACGATGAGAGTTTGGAGGAAATGTATGAGATGATGTGTCTTGGTCTCAGTGGATCAGCAGCCGCTTTGATAATTCGATTATGGGTGGATGTTCACTGGAATCACATTGCGTGTGATTAcgattcatttttcatttcacgAGATGAGATGGATGATATTGTTGCTAggtggaaaaaatcgattgacTTGATTGAGGATGCACAAATCGATTTGATTCGCGATGTACTTGTTGAAAAGAAATTATTGTCTGAACACATG aTCATATCCTCAATCTGTAAAACCatatttcttccaaatttacAGAATGAACAT AAACCTACTTATTTCTCTACGGATATGCACACGTATATAATCTACAACTTCAGCATGTTTTTGATCAAGGCGAAAGAAATGTCGGAACAGAATCCACCCGATATAGTTATGTTTTGCAACCTCATTTGGGGTGCAGCTGTTATTTGCTTAAGAAAGTTCTTTCTGTCCAGATTCCAACTTGAGGTATCAAAACCACAAATACAAGAAAAActcatgaaaattgttttggagTCTTTTACAAACGAACCCATTGTTTGTGGACGTTTATACGAAGCCTGGGAACACGCAAAACG ttgtTGTAAAAGTGCATATACGCTGGGATATATATGTCAACAGCTAAGAAACAAAATTCTACAATTGGTGGGGGACATGGAAGAATGCATCAATAAAGCCGACATCGAAAGAATTAGAAAACAGTTGGAAGTTTCTGATTTACAGATATTGGAGTtgtcaaaaatgtattcaatgAATATTGGGGAAGAACGATTTTTCTACAATCGAATAGCGTGTTGA